The nucleotide window TTGAAAATGGAAAAGTTAATTCTGCAATATACAATAATGGTAATTTGAACCTGAGTAACTGTACATTCACCAATAATACCGCAAGTTTAGGTGGTGCAATATTTAATAATTATGGTACCATTACTGCTTTGAATGGTTGTACTTTCAAGGGTAACACAGCAACGGGTGCTGGTGGATCTAGTAGCGGAGGTGCTATCTACAATAATTATGGTACCATTTCTGCATTGAATAGTTGTATATTCACTGGTAACACAGCACCTTCTGGTGGTGCTATTTGCAATTACAATGGAAATATTACTACTTTGAATAACTGTAGTTTCATCAATAACACAGCATCGGGTAGTAGTGTGGGTGGAGGTGCAATTTACAATAGGGCAGGTAATATCACTTCAGTGATTAACAGCACTTTCATTGGTAATAATGCAACTAGTAGTAGTGGAATTGGTGGCGCCATATTCAATTATGCGGGTAATAATATCATCACAACAGTAAGCGGTTGTAATTTCATAAATAATTCAGCAGTTTCTGCTGGTGGAGCTATATCCAATTCAGCTACTATTAGTACAATAACTAATTGTAGTTTCACTAATAATACTTCAAAGAATGGTGGTGCAATACGTAATAGTGGAACAGTTAATATTTTAAGTTGCATTTTCTCAAGTAACTCAGCAAGTACTTCTGGTGGTGCTATATATGGTGGTACTAGTACCACTACGGTGCATTTCAGTTCATTTGTAAATAACACTTCGCCTAGTGGTAGTGCTATTTACCGTACTTCTGGTACTGTGAATGCTACCAATAACTGGTGGGGATCCAATAATAATCCTTCAAGCCAGGTTTATGGTACAGTAGATTACAGCAACTGGCTATACATGACCGAAACAGTTGTCCCAACCACTGTTGCTAACGGTACCACTGCTGTGGTGATGGTTAGTTTCAATAATATCTGGAACGGAACTGATGTGGTTAATATTGGCCCTGCCAGTGGTCATATTGTGGATGGAACTTTGGTTACCTTCACCAGTGACCTTGGAAGTTTCAGTCCGGTGACTGCTACCACCACGAATGGTATTGCCACCATAACCTTCACTGCAACTAACGACATTGTTGGGGCTATTAACGCCACTACTAACAGTCAGACAGTTTCATACATTATTAACCGGCTTGCTACTGTGATTTCGGTTGGTAATGTGACTGGGGTTAGTGGTGAGTCTACTAATTTGACTGCTACTTTAAAAGATGGTAATGGTACTGGTCTTTCTGGTCAGAATGTGACGGTAACAGTTAATGGAACCAGTTACACTGCCACCACTGATAGTAATGGATTGGCTACTGTGACAGTTACCGCACCAGGTACTGCTGGTACTTACACTTTGACTGCCAGCTTTGCCGGTGACTCACTCTACCAGCCATCATCAAATAACGGAACCAGTTACCTCACAGTCCAGCTCCGGGATGCTTATGTTTCACCAACTGGTAATGATACCAGTGGAACTGGAACAAGCAGTAATCCGTATGCTACAATTCAGATGGGATTGAATAACGTTGTTTCTGGCGGTACACTCCATTTAATGGCAGGAACTTACAAAGGGACAGGCAATTACGCTCTGGATATTAATAGAAGTGTGATTATTGTTGGTGATGATCAGACAACTACTATAATAGATGCAGCAGGTCTGGGCAATTTTTGTATGGTTCGTCCAGGTGTAATTCTTTCTATTACAAACCTGACAATAATAAATGGAAAAGCACCTAATGGTGGAGTTATTTACAATACCGGCACTATATCTTCTATTAGTAACTGTACTTTTGCTAATAACTCCGCTAATTCGGGTGGTGGTGTTATTTTAAACAGTAATGGGGGAACTATTATTCTGATAGATAGTTCTACCTTCATAAATAACACAGTAGGTACAGGTATTGGTGGGGTTATTGACAATACAGCCAATATATCTTCTATTACTAACTGTACTTTTGCTAACAACTCAGCAGGTAACGGTGGTGTCTTTTATAATTCAGGTAATATTACTACTGTAAGTGACTGTACTTTTGCTAACAACACTGCGGGTAATGGTGGTGTAATTCATAATAGAATCCAAGGTACTGCCACTTTCATATACTGTACTTTTGTAAATAATAAAGCAACTAATGGTGGAGTAATCCATGAGTTAGCTAGTAGTAAAACCCTTAATGTATTATTCAGTTCATTTGTAAACAATACTGCATCAAAAGGTAGTGTTATTTACTGTGCAGGTTCTATAATTGCGGAATATAATTGGTGGGGTTCAAATAGTAATCCTACAAGCCAGATTTATGTTGCTAGTGGTAGTGTGGATTACAGTAACTGGTTATACATGATTGAAACAGTTAACCCAACTGCAATTGTCAATGGAAACAATGCTACTGTTACAGCTAGCTTCAACAACATCTGGAATGGAACTAGTGTGGTTAGTATTGACCCTGCCAGTGGACATATTCCTGACGGTATTGTGGTGAACTTTAGTAGTTTACTGGGTAGTTTTGACCACATGACTGCAGGAACGGTTAATGGTGTGGCCAATGCTGTGTTTACTGCGGCTAATTTAGGTACTGGATTTATTAATGCCACCACAAACAGTCAGACTGTTTCAGGCAACGTGACTGTGGTAGGAATAGTTAACAACAGGACCAACGCAACTTACACCAGTATTCAAGCTATGATTGATGATGTGAATACCCTGGCTGGTGATACTATCACCTTCTACACTGGTACTTACACTGAAAACATCGTTTTAAGCAAGAGTTTAATATTAATTGCTTCCGGTGTTGTTCATCTAATCCCATTAGATGCCTCACAGCCAGTACTCACTATAACCAGTAATGGTAGTGGCAGTGTGATTCAGGGATTCAATATCAGTGGTGCGCTTAACAGTAATGGTGTGAGTCTGGACTCTGCCAGTAATGTTACGCTGGTGAATAACACTATCAGTGGAAACTACGTGGGTGTTAAGTTCTGGAATTCTGCAGACAACACTATAACCAATAACACAGTTACTGGTAATGCTTGGAGTGGAATCTGCCTGGATACCAGTAATGGAAACACCATAACCGGTAACACTGTGTTTGGTAATCAGGAAGGAGTATTCCTTGCTAACAGTCTTGGAAACACCATCACTAGCAACAATGCGTCTGGAAACACCTACACTGGTGTTACAGTTATTGGTGGTAGTGGTAACCTGGTGCAGGGTAACCTGGTGCAGGGTAACGGTGTTAGTGGAATTCTGATTCAGAGGAGTGCCAATAACAACGTGACTGTTAACACTGTAGAGAATAATAGCTGGAGTGGAATCTGTCTGGACCAGACTACTGGAACCAATGTCAGTGGAAACACTGTGTCTGGTAATCAGGAAGGTATCTTTGTTGTAGGAAGTCAGGGAACTGATGTTGTTGCTAATTCCGTGATTAACAGTACTTTTACTGGAATTAGCATTTTAGCAGGTTCCAATGATACTGCTATTATTGGAAACCAGGTTAGTGGTAATGGTGTTAGTGGTATTCTGGTTCAACGTAGTAACCTGACCACTATTCAGGGTAACACTCTTCAGAAGAACTCCTGGAGTGGTGTCTGTCTTGATCAGGCGACTAACACTTCGGCAACTGTTAACAATTTCGAGAATAATCCTGAGCAGGCTCTGGCTGTGGGTGGATCTGGTAACTCCTTTGACAGTAATTACTGGAGTGACTGGCCTTACACCTTTGCCAGGCCCATAGATGGGGATAATAACATCTCGGATGCCAATCCGCAACCTTCTCCACTTGGAATGGGAGCATAAAAGGAAAAATGCTCCATTTTTTATTTTTTTTAATTAATGTGACTTTTCAGGTTTTTTCTGTTTATCTTAAACTTTATATGGTTATTTTTAAGTTTTACATGATTTTTCCTGGTTTCATGCTTATTTTAGAATTTTTGTGGTTATTTTAATGTCTTATGTGCTTTTATCTGGCTATTTGAGCTTTGTTTGGTTTTTTTAAAGTTTTATAAGATTACTTTGAATTGGAAGTTTTTTCAGGGGTATTGTTTTGGATTGACTTAAAATTCGTTGCGTATTGCTCACATTTTTTGAACATATCTCATAGGTGTATAATTGATTTTACCCCTTTTTTACGGGATTTACTGATTAAATGATCATACCGGGGATTTTCTAGTAACCTTCAAAGATTCCCCACATGGTTAAATTATTAATTCGAAAATTACTGTTTTTAATCAATGATTGACATTAATTAAAGTTTAAAACTGCTTAAATCCATTAATATAACTTTATATATAATTTTAAGGCATATTTTTATTTTAATATCTTTTTTAAATCAATTTATTCCTGTAATAAGTGACGGAACAAACCTTCCGGATAAACGATAGGTATATTAATTGTATTCGCGCATGTAGACTAGTATGCTGTAAATTAATTGACAAAATTCTTTGTTAATAACAATATTTAACAGTATAATATCAAATTAGGTGAAATTAAAAAATAAAGCCGAAAAAAGGCAGTTTATATTAAAATTAAAGGGAGGATAAATGTTTAAGGAGAAAAACAAATCAATACTGTTTGTTGTTCTAACACTTTTTTTCATTATGGTTGGTACCAGCGGAGCTGTTTCAGCAGCTGATGATAATTCCACCATGAACACAACAACAGTGCCAGCGTACACTAATGTATACGTTCAAATCTCAAATAACGTTTCATTCAACAGCACTGGCAACAATACCTATTACATTCAACAAACCGGAGGAGGTCTAAACGCGGTGCACATTGCAAACAATTCCGCAGCCACCACCAACACAGGTGGAACTACCTTCACCTCCAATCAGTCCGGAACTTTATACGCAACCGACACTGGTGGTCGTGGATACCAGGACGATGTCGTGTTGCTGCTGGCAGTGCAGGCAGTTAATGGCACAATTCCAGATGATTTTGCAGTGACCATCACTGTAAATGGTTACAACTGGGTGCCCACAGGAGTGGTAAACGCTGCACCAGCACTGGACACCATCAGTAGTTTCCACACTACTTTAAGCCAGACTTTCACCAAGGTTGATTTCCTTTACGGTCCACAGAACTGGAGACCTTCCGGTTACAGTTCAACTTATGCTTACCCCATTTACCTGGGGGAGAACATGAGTGATCCATCGAACATGTTCTACTTACTGTTCATAGACACCCATGCCGGACTGCTGGGATCAGGTTATCCTGGTGGAAATTCTCAATTTATCAACAATGGAGCAGTGGAAATAAACTACAACTTCACCAATCTCCAGTCTCTGGCTTCTTTTAACATCTACGCCTACAATGCCAACACCACCTGGGGTCCAGGAATGCAGTGGACCAACAGTATAAATCCCTCAGGATCTGGAGGACCAAGTGGATATGTGGTGTACGGAATTTCACCAGCAGTGGCTAACTTCACAGTAAGCACAATCAGTGGAGCTGCACCACTGGATGTTCAGTTTACAGATACCTCCAGCAACAATCCTACCAGCTGGACCTGGGACTTTGGTGATGGATCAACCAGCACCGAAGAAAACCCAACTCACACCTACAGTACCCCTGGTACTTACACCGTGAGTTTAACCGCAGCCAACAGTGCAGGAAACAGCACCCAAACTCAGACCAATTTAATAACCGTGAACTGGCCTGCACCCACTGCAAACTTCACCAGTAATGTTACCAGTGGATTTGCAGCATTACCAGTCCAATTTAATGATGCATCTAAGGGTAATGTCACAGGATGGTTCTGGGACTTTGGTGATGGATCAACCAGCACAGAAAAAAACCCAACACATACTTACAGTACCTCTGGAACTTACACTGTAACTTTAACTGTAACTGGTCCAGGTGGTAACAGCACCCTATCCCAAACTGGTTATATTGGTGTATTTAACAGCACTTCACCAAGCGTGACTGCCACACCAGATGGAGGTGCCTACAACAGCACACAGTATGTGAGTTTGTCTGTTGATCAACCCGGAAGCACAGTATATTACACAACAGATGGAAGCGACCCCACTGACAGTAACAACAGCAGTAGGGTTCCTTATTCAGGACCTATTCCCCTCACCAGCACCACTAACCTGCAGTACGCTGCAGTGAATACCGGTGGTGTCTGGAGTTCAAGGAATTCAAAATATTATTACATAGACACGAGTATCCCCACGGTAACTGCCAGCCCTGCTGGTGGAGTATTTAACGGAACTCAGACCGTGACCCTGACAGTTAATGATGAGGGTAATGCAACAGTTTACTACACCACTGATGGGTCGGACCCACAAAGTAGTAGCAGCAGAACAGTATACACCACTCCCATCACTGTGAATACATCCATGGTCCTCAGGTATATAGCGGTTAATCTGGTAAACAATTGGAGCCCAGAATACACTCAAAATTATACCATAGTAAATGCACCGGTTGCAAATTTCACCGTAAACAAAACAAGTGGATCTGCACCATTAAATGTTCAATTCACAGACACATCAAGTAACAGCCCAACAAGCTGGCTTTGGACCTTCGGTGACGGGACAAACAGCACTCAGGAAAACCCAACACACAACTACACCAAACCAGGAACATACACCGTAACCTTAACCGCAACC belongs to uncultured Methanobacterium sp. and includes:
- a CDS encoding right-handed parallel beta-helix repeat-containing protein — its product is MLKYRNKSVIFIILALFFCILMTGAVSAATPSANFTADDNWGVDNVTVQFNDTSSGSPTSWSWDFGDNGTSTEQNPTHTYTAVGNYTVSLASSNADGNNTIIKSNYISVLNNVTQFANYRGTNIYVANDNGVKYDVQNGVVASNGAGITYIYVPDSYFVSFRQDGGGLNPIHISSTNSSYNLISTTDQSGTFYITFSGGQPTMPEAILMLAINGTISDDFTVHVTSNGYTWTMNVPAVGNNFATDNLTYSTATVNETFDKSDLIYSSYYKLCSSYPYPIYEGQNMSDTNSTFLIMFIDLYAGALNPSNYASLIDNGAIQVNYTFTGLTANNTAVFNVYGWYSASNHGTGIIMTNSHTGGDSGYTVQGVDLAPVASFTANATSGTAPLDVQFMDTSSNNPTTWFWDFGDGATSTAQNPTHTYTTPGTYTVTLTVTNSAGNNTIITTSYITVLNNTAPNVTATPDAGIYNTTQTVTLTSDQPGSTIYYTTDGSDPTNASNSNRVPYSNPIPINTTTNLNYAAVNTGGVGSSRYNKTYVIDSSIPTVTVNPEGGNFNSTQSVTLTTVDLDTNTTTYFTTDGTDPKNSSTRVVYSTPFEVNTSITLRYVAVDAAGNWSPDYSQTYNITIATPPVASFTSNATTGAAPLTVQFNDTSSNSPTSWLWDFGDNTTSTEQNPTHTYTSAGTYTVTLTATNSAGNNTFTQTNLISVFLNDAYVSTTGNDVTGNGSEGNPYATIQKAMENVVSGGTVHLLAGIYTGTGNYVLTISKNVNFVGADPATTIIDAAGLGSIFTINSGVTVSIVNLTFENGKVNSAIYNNGNLNLSNCTFTNNTASLGGAIFNNYGTITALNGCTFKGNTATGAGGSSSGGAIYNNYGTISALNSCIFTGNTAPSGGAICNYNGNITTLNNCSFINNTASGSSVGGGAIYNRAGNITSVINSTFIGNNATSSSGIGGAIFNYAGNNIITTVSGCNFINNSAVSAGGAISNSATISTITNCSFTNNTSKNGGAIRNSGTVNILSCIFSSNSASTSGGAIYGGTSTTTVHFSSFVNNTSPSGSAIYRTSGTVNATNNWWGSNNNPSSQVYGTVDYSNWLYMTETVVPTTVANGTTAVVMVSFNNIWNGTDVVNIGPASGHIVDGTLVTFTSDLGSFSPVTATTTNGIATITFTATNDIVGAINATTNSQTVSYIINRLATVISVGNVTGVSGESTNLTATLKDGNGTGLSGQNVTVTVNGTSYTATTDSNGLATVTVTAPGTAGTYTLTASFAGDSLYQPSSNNGTSYLTVQLRDAYVSPTGNDTSGTGTSSNPYATIQMGLNNVVSGGTLHLMAGTYKGTGNYALDINRSVIIVGDDQTTTIIDAAGLGNFCMVRPGVILSITNLTIINGKAPNGGVIYNTGTISSISNCTFANNSANSGGGVILNSNGGTIILIDSSTFINNTVGTGIGGVIDNTANISSITNCTFANNSAGNGGVFYNSGNITTVSDCTFANNTAGNGGVIHNRIQGTATFIYCTFVNNKATNGGVIHELASSKTLNVLFSSFVNNTASKGSVIYCAGSIIAEYNWWGSNSNPTSQIYVASGSVDYSNWLYMIETVNPTAIVNGNNATVTASFNNIWNGTSVVSIDPASGHIPDGIVVNFSSLLGSFDHMTAGTVNGVANAVFTAANLGTGFINATTNSQTVSGNVTVVGIVNNRTNATYTSIQAMIDDVNTLAGDTITFYTGTYTENIVLSKSLILIASGVVHLIPLDASQPVLTITSNGSGSVIQGFNISGALNSNGVSLDSASNVTLVNNTISGNYVGVKFWNSADNTITNNTVTGNAWSGICLDTSNGNTITGNTVFGNQEGVFLANSLGNTITSNNASGNTYTGVTVIGGSGNLVQGNLVQGNGVSGILIQRSANNNVTVNTVENNSWSGICLDQTTGTNVSGNTVSGNQEGIFVVGSQGTDVVANSVINSTFTGISILAGSNDTAIIGNQVSGNGVSGILVQRSNLTTIQGNTLQKNSWSGVCLDQATNTSATVNNFENNPEQALAVGGSGNSFDSNYWSDWPYTFARPIDGDNNISDANPQPSPLGMGA